In the Limanda limanda chromosome 1, fLimLim1.1, whole genome shotgun sequence genome, one interval contains:
- the nudcd3 gene encoding nudC domain-containing protein 3, giving the protein MASPLEMTEMYDNALLGILQHVGNIQDFLQIYFGFLYRKTDFYRLLSGPSDKMGFPPGVAEKMVLKTFKLFGKVADQDRERQLSEVQKRAESRCVPQSVQELEVATEPQEETEVQSATAEQTESSPLDAGHVSAPAASEATAPEPVAQADHAAASSTNSAQQSQEKFQCDPDSYNGAVRENYSWSQDYTDVEVRVFVPKTVVKGKQVSVSLQTSSMRVCVRDGAKEETLMEGEFMHKINVENTLWSLEPGSCVVLSLNKTSEVWWNAVLKGEKEIDINEINRERSMASVDEDEHAVLDRLTFDYHQKLQGKPQSHEMKVHDMLKKGWDAEGSPFRGQDFDPSMFDIPPNAVQF; this is encoded by the exons ATGGCGTCGCCGCTGGAGATGACGGAGATGTACGACAACGCTCTGCTGGGAATCCTGCAGCATGTTGGAAACATCCAGGACTTTCTTCAGATCTATTTTGGGTTTTTGTATCGCAAAACGGACTTTTATCGCCTGCTGTCCGGTCCCAGCGACAAGATGGGCTTCCCCCCCGGTGTGGCGGAGAAGATGGTGCTCAAG ACATTTAAGCTGTTTGGGAAGGTGGCAGATCAGGACCGAGAGAGACAGTTGAGCGAGGTGCAGAAGAGAGCGGAGAGTCGCTGTGTTCCTCAATCAgttcaggagctggaggtcgCCACTGAGCCTCAGGAGGAGACCGAGGTGCAGAGCGCCACGGCAGAACAGACGGAGAGCTCCCCGTTGGATGCCGGACATGTTTCAGCCCCGGCAGCCTCAGAAGCAACAGCTCCAGAGCCGGTCGCCCAGGCAGACCATGCAGCAGCATCCAGCACAAACTCAGCACAGCA GAGTCAGGAGAAATTTCAGTGTGATCCCGACAGTTACAACGGGGCCGTGAGGGAAAACTATAGCTGGTCTCAGGACTACACTGACGTGGAGGTCCGCGTGTTTGTGCCAAAGACAGTTGTTAAAGGCAAACAG GTCAGCGTTAGTCTGCAGACAAGCagcatgcgagtgtgtgtgagggacggAGCCAAGGAGGAAACGCTGATGGAGGGAGAATTCATGCACAAGATCAACGTAGAAAACACTCTGTGGAGCCTGGAACCTGGGAGCTGTGTGGTC CTGTCCCTCAACAAGACCTCAGAGGTTTGGTGGAACGCCGTGTTGAAAGGTGAGAAGGAGATCGACATCAACGAAATTAACCGTGAACGCTCCATGGCATCGGTTGACGAGGACGAGCACGCCGTGTTGGACAGACTCACGTTCGACTACCATCAGAAGCTGCAGGGCAAGCCACAGAGTCATGAAATG aaAGTGCACGATATGCTGAAGAAGGGCTGGGACGCTGAAGGCTCTCCCTTCAGAGGGCAGGATTTCGACCCGTCCATGTTCGACATCCCACCCAACGCGGTGCAGTTC